The Deltaproteobacteria bacterium genome includes a window with the following:
- a CDS encoding vitamin B12-dependent ribonucleotide reductase: MTGKVKVHDKITGLSPNAISVLNKRYLRRDHEGKVLETAAQMFHRVAETVAAADLTFDNRADVKKLSDDFYQIMTNLEFLPNSPTLMNAGRELGQLSACFVIPVGDSMEEIFEAVKQTALIHKSGGGTGFSFSRLRPAHDVVMSTTGISSGPISFMRVFDIATETIKQGGTRRGANMGILRIDHPDIMDFIMCKDDQRTLNNFNISVGLTEAFMAAVEKDQEYNIINPRSKEAVGSLNARKVFSRIVAQAWRNGEPGIIFLDRLNKDNPTPLVGEIESTNPCGEQPLLPYESCNLGSINLGKMVKNHELDWQRLKELVTLAIHFLDNVIEINNYPLAKIAEMTRGNRKIGLGLMGWADTLILLKIPYNSPEAIALGERVMKFINDEGHAASRELALTRGPFPNFTGSIYDRPGLSPIRNATITTIAPTGTISIIANASSGVEPLFAVSFVRQVMDKNILVEVNPAFDSLARERGFYSQELMEEIAQHGTVQDLKEVPEDVRRIFVTAHDITPEDHINMQAAFQKYTDNAVSKTVNFPHTATIEDVEKVYRLAYSLGCKGATIYRDGSRDEQVLSTGKMEEKATAPKEEKKLHKRERPKVLKGWTYQIQTGCGPIYITINEDKAGLFELFTTMGKAGGCASSQCEAIGRMVSLAWRSGVQARQVVKQLLGISCHLPAGFGENRVLSCSDAVAKAIQFHMTEKGYDTDLENQVHERGACPECGGRVEHEGGCAVCRVCGYSECA, from the coding sequence ATGACAGGAAAAGTTAAGGTCCACGACAAAATCACCGGTCTATCTCCCAACGCCATTAGCGTCCTCAACAAACGCTATCTGCGCCGGGACCATGAGGGCAAAGTTCTGGAGACAGCGGCACAAATGTTTCACCGGGTTGCCGAAACCGTTGCCGCTGCCGACTTAACATTCGACAACAGGGCCGATGTGAAGAAGCTGTCCGACGACTTTTATCAGATCATGACTAATCTGGAATTTCTTCCCAACTCCCCGACGCTCATGAATGCGGGACGGGAATTGGGCCAGCTCTCTGCCTGCTTCGTTATCCCCGTAGGCGATTCCATGGAAGAGATATTTGAGGCGGTAAAACAGACCGCCCTGATACACAAATCAGGCGGCGGCACCGGATTTTCTTTTTCCCGGCTCCGGCCGGCCCACGACGTTGTCATGTCCACAACCGGCATTTCCAGCGGTCCGATTTCCTTCATGCGGGTCTTCGACATTGCCACCGAAACCATCAAACAGGGGGGGACCAGACGCGGCGCCAATATGGGCATACTCCGAATAGACCATCCGGATATCATGGACTTTATCATGTGCAAGGACGATCAGCGGACCTTGAACAATTTCAATATCTCTGTCGGTCTCACCGAGGCCTTCATGGCGGCAGTAGAAAAAGACCAAGAGTACAATATTATCAACCCCCGCAGTAAAGAAGCTGTGGGTTCCCTCAATGCCCGCAAGGTATTCAGCCGCATCGTCGCTCAGGCCTGGCGTAACGGCGAGCCAGGAATCATCTTTCTGGACCGCCTGAACAAGGATAACCCCACCCCGCTGGTCGGCGAGATCGAATCCACCAATCCCTGCGGCGAACAGCCTCTCCTTCCCTACGAGTCATGCAATCTGGGATCAATCAACCTCGGAAAAATGGTAAAGAACCATGAGCTGGACTGGCAACGCCTGAAGGAACTGGTGACCCTTGCCATCCATTTTCTGGACAATGTCATTGAGATCAATAATTATCCCCTGGCAAAAATAGCGGAGATGACAAGGGGCAACCGCAAGATCGGTCTCGGCCTCATGGGGTGGGCAGACACGCTGATCCTGCTCAAAATCCCTTACAATTCTCCCGAGGCCATTGCTCTCGGCGAGAGAGTTATGAAATTCATCAACGACGAGGGGCATGCCGCCTCAAGGGAACTGGCCCTGACGCGCGGTCCTTTCCCCAATTTTACCGGTTCCATCTACGACAGACCGGGGCTTTCGCCAATCAGGAACGCTACCATAACCACGATCGCCCCGACTGGCACCATCTCAATTATTGCCAACGCCTCATCGGGGGTCGAACCTCTCTTTGCCGTATCTTTTGTCCGGCAGGTTATGGATAAAAATATTCTCGTGGAGGTAAACCCGGCCTTCGATAGTCTCGCCCGCGAGCGGGGTTTCTACTCCCAGGAGCTGATGGAGGAGATTGCTCAACATGGCACCGTCCAGGACTTGAAGGAAGTCCCGGAAGATGTGCGCCGCATATTTGTCACCGCTCATGACATCACCCCGGAGGACCACATCAATATGCAGGCTGCCTTCCAGAAATACACCGACAATGCCGTATCCAAAACGGTAAACTTCCCTCATACGGCCACTATCGAAGATGTAGAAAAGGTTTATCGTCTCGCCTACTCTTTGGGATGCAAGGGGGCAACCATATATCGCGACGGTTCCCGGGACGAGCAGGTCCTTTCCACCGGCAAGATGGAAGAGAAAGCGACGGCCCCGAAAGAAGAGAAAAAATTACACAAGCGGGAACGTCCCAAGGTCCTGAAGGGGTGGACTTATCAGATTCAGACCGGTTGCGGACCGATCTATATCACCATCAACGAGGATAAAGCTGGACTGTTTGAACTATTCACCACGATGGGGAAAGCCGGGGGTTGCGCTTCCTCCCAGTGCGAGGCGATCGGCAGGATGGTTTCCCTCGCCTGGAGGAGCGGTGTCCAGGCCCGCCAGGTCGTCAAGCAGCTCCTCGGCATATCCTGCCATCTTCCCGCTGGTTTTGGCGAAAACCGGGTACTCTCCTGCTCCGACGCGGTCGCCAAGGCCATCCAGTTCCACATGACGGAGAAGGGATACGACACCGATCTGGAAAACCAGGTCCATGAACGGGGCGCTTGCCCCGAGTGCGGGGGCAGGGTGGAACACGAAGGCGGCTGCGCTGTGTGCCGAGTCTGCGGATATTCGGAATGTGCGTAA
- the lspA gene encoding signal peptidase II, with protein MLNKYIIFFLTVICVVLLDQVTKAFIHSAMSLYSSRVVIDGFLSITYVRNPGAAFGFLSQAPPYFRSIFFVLVTLLAIGMILYYLVKSQADQPLLVFALSLIFSGALGNLIDRLRFGEVVDFIDVYFRSHHWPAFNVADAAISVGAMIMLLEMVRHRDVKGGG; from the coding sequence TTGTTGAATAAATACATCATATTTTTTCTGACGGTGATTTGTGTTGTGCTGCTGGACCAGGTGACCAAGGCCTTCATTCATTCGGCCATGTCCCTTTATAGCTCCCGGGTGGTTATTGATGGTTTTTTAAGCATCACTTATGTCAGAAACCCAGGAGCGGCCTTCGGTTTTCTTTCCCAGGCCCCGCCATATTTTCGCTCCATTTTTTTTGTGCTGGTCACGTTATTGGCAATAGGGATGATTTTATACTACCTGGTAAAAAGCCAGGCCGATCAGCCCTTGCTGGTTTTTGCTCTTTCTCTCATTTTCAGTGGGGCGCTGGGGAATCTTATTGACCGGCTGCGTTTTGGCGAAGTGGTTGATTTTATAGATGTCTATTTCCGCTCACATCACTGGCCGGCTTTTAATGTGGCCGATGCCGCCATCTCTGTGGGGGCCATGATCATGCTTCTGGAAATGGTGAGGCACAGAGATGTTAAGGGTGGAGGGTAA
- the groL gene encoding chaperonin GroEL (60 kDa chaperone family; promotes refolding of misfolded polypeptides especially under stressful conditions; forms two stacked rings of heptamers to form a barrel-shaped 14mer; ends can be capped by GroES; misfolded proteins enter the barrel where they are refolded when GroES binds), with amino-acid sequence MGAKILLYDEDARKAILKGVNTLADAVKVTLGPKGRNVIIDKSYGSPTVTKDGVTVAKEIELEDKFENMGAQMVREVASKTSDVAGDGTTTATLLAQAIYREGAKTVAAGSNPMDVKRGIEKAVEVVVKELRQLSKPTKDQKEIAQVGTISANNDETIGSIIAEAMGKVGKEGVITVEEAKGLETELEIVEGMQFDRGYLSPYFVTNAEKMNVSLEDCYILINEKKISNMKDLLPILEQIAKSGKPLLIIAEDIEGEALATLVVNKIRGTLHVAAVKAPGFGDRRKAMLEDIATLTGGQVISEDTGSKLENITLSDLGHAKKIMIDKDNTTIVDGAGKRADLEGRVKQIRAQIEETTSDYDREKLQERLAKLVGGVAVIKVGAATETEMKEKKARVEDALNATRAAVEEGIVPGGGVAYIRCLPALSELKLANTDEQVGVGIVKKALEEPLKMIANNAGMEGSIVVEKVKEKKGAFGFNARTDQYEDMIKAGVIDPTKVTRFALQNAASVASLMLTTQCMIADKPEDKGAGGMPGMPPGGGGYPGMGGMGM; translated from the coding sequence ATGGGAGCAAAGATTTTATTATACGATGAAGATGCAAGAAAAGCGATTCTTAAGGGTGTAAATACCCTGGCGGATGCCGTCAAGGTTACCCTTGGTCCTAAAGGAAGAAATGTAATCATTGACAAAAGCTATGGTTCACCTACGGTTACAAAGGATGGCGTTACCGTTGCCAAAGAGATCGAACTGGAAGACAAATTTGAAAACATGGGCGCCCAGATGGTCCGGGAAGTTGCCAGCAAAACCAGTGATGTAGCCGGTGACGGCACCACTACGGCAACGCTTCTCGCGCAGGCAATCTATCGCGAAGGCGCGAAGACAGTAGCCGCCGGCAGCAACCCCATGGACGTCAAGCGCGGCATTGAAAAGGCTGTGGAAGTAGTCGTGAAGGAGCTCCGCCAGTTGAGCAAGCCCACCAAAGATCAGAAAGAAATAGCTCAGGTTGGCACCATTTCCGCCAACAACGATGAGACGATCGGCAGCATCATTGCCGAGGCGATGGGCAAGGTAGGCAAGGAAGGCGTTATCACCGTAGAAGAGGCCAAAGGCCTGGAGACGGAACTGGAGATCGTGGAAGGCATGCAGTTTGACCGCGGTTACCTGTCCCCATATTTTGTCACGAACGCGGAGAAAATGAATGTCAGCCTTGAGGATTGCTATATCCTCATCAACGAGAAGAAAATAAGCAACATGAAGGATCTCCTTCCCATTCTGGAGCAGATTGCCAAGTCGGGCAAGCCCCTGCTAATCATTGCCGAAGACATCGAAGGCGAGGCGCTGGCCACCCTGGTAGTCAACAAGATTCGCGGCACCCTGCATGTGGCAGCCGTCAAGGCGCCGGGTTTTGGCGACCGACGCAAGGCCATGCTGGAGGACATTGCCACCCTCACGGGCGGGCAGGTAATCTCCGAAGATACCGGTTCCAAACTGGAGAATATCACTCTGAGTGATCTGGGCCACGCCAAGAAGATTATGATTGATAAGGATAACACGACCATCGTTGACGGCGCCGGCAAGCGCGCTGATCTGGAAGGCAGAGTAAAGCAGATCAGGGCGCAGATAGAGGAAACCACTTCCGATTACGACCGCGAGAAGCTCCAGGAAAGACTGGCGAAGCTGGTCGGAGGCGTAGCCGTGATCAAGGTCGGCGCCGCCACGGAAACGGAGATGAAGGAGAAGAAAGCCCGTGTCGAGGATGCGCTTAATGCTACCCGCGCTGCCGTTGAAGAAGGAATTGTCCCGGGCGGCGGTGTGGCATACATTAGATGCCTGCCAGCCCTCAGCGAATTGAAACTCGCAAACACCGATGAACAGGTCGGGGTAGGAATTGTGAAGAAGGCCCTCGAGGAACCCTTGAAGATGATCGCCAACAATGCCGGGATGGAAGGAAGTATTGTGGTCGAGAAAGTCAAGGAGAAGAAAGGAGCCTTTGGATTTAATGCCCGGACGGATCAATATGAAGACATGATCAAGGCCGGTGTCATTGACCCCACCAAGGTGACCCGATTTGCTCTGCAGAATGCGGCGAGCGTTGCCTCTCTCATGCTGACCACACAGTGCATGATTGCCGACAAACCCGAGGATAAGGGCGCCGGCGGAATGCCCGGTATGCCTCCCGGAGGCGGCGGATACCCAGGAATGGGCGGAATGGGCATGTAA
- the groES gene encoding co-chaperone GroES, producing MKIRPLQDRVIVKRLPEEEKTKGGIIIPDSAKEKPQQGEVVAVGKGKIADDGKLIKLDVKKGDRILFSKYGGTEVKIEGEEHLIMREDDILGIIE from the coding sequence ATGAAGATCAGGCCATTGCAGGACAGAGTAATCGTGAAACGCTTGCCCGAGGAGGAGAAGACAAAGGGTGGTATTATTATCCCCGATTCGGCCAAGGAAAAACCCCAGCAGGGTGAAGTGGTAGCGGTCGGCAAGGGGAAAATTGCCGATGACGGCAAGCTTATCAAGCTGGACGTGAAGAAGGGGGACCGGATACTTTTCAGCAAGTATGGCGGCACGGAGGTTAAGATCGAAGGCGAGGAGCATCTGATCATGAGAGAAGATGATATCCTGGGAATTATAGAGTAA
- the radA gene encoding DNA repair protein RadA: MQQKKNKTRFFCQNCGHQSPKWLGKCPSCESWNQFVEEEVGQTVSTSNSELQFHEEIVPISAIMAEEGERIPTGIGEMDRVLGGGLVGGSAVLVGGDPGIGKSTLLLQVFQNLATRGFKVLYVTGEESARQVKLRGARIGATSDNLLIMVEISLEAIMQQIVAIKPHVVVIDSIQTVYTGNLSSAPGSVGQVRESSGRLILLAKKLNIPFFLVGHVTKDGSIAGPKVLEHMVDTVLYFEADSGHAYRIIRSIKNRFGPANEIGVFEMRDNGLAEVENPSAFFLAERPAGAAGSVVVPSIEGSRPIMIEIQSLVSPTYLGMPRRTAMGVDHNRVSLLIAVMDKICGLSLGNHDVFLNIAGGIKTAEPAIDMGIVASLASSFHSRPVDVNTAVFGEVGLTGEIRGISRMGDRIKEAARMGFTRCIIPRTTSADDALFPGIQLIKVNNLRELFAHMF, encoded by the coding sequence TTGCAACAGAAAAAAAATAAAACCCGGTTTTTTTGCCAGAACTGTGGCCATCAATCGCCTAAGTGGCTGGGCAAATGTCCCTCCTGCGAAAGCTGGAACCAGTTCGTGGAAGAGGAAGTGGGCCAGACCGTTTCCACGAGCAATTCCGAACTGCAATTTCACGAAGAGATTGTTCCCATCTCCGCGATCATGGCGGAGGAAGGGGAGCGGATTCCCACTGGGATCGGAGAGATGGACCGGGTGCTGGGAGGCGGCCTGGTCGGCGGTTCGGCGGTCCTGGTGGGGGGCGATCCGGGGATTGGGAAATCAACGCTGCTCCTGCAGGTTTTCCAGAACCTCGCGACCCGAGGGTTTAAGGTTCTCTATGTGACGGGCGAGGAGTCGGCGCGCCAGGTAAAACTCAGAGGCGCCAGGATCGGCGCAACTTCGGATAATCTGCTCATCATGGTAGAGATATCCCTGGAAGCCATCATGCAGCAGATCGTGGCCATAAAACCACATGTAGTCGTCATTGATTCCATCCAGACTGTCTATACGGGCAACCTTTCCTCGGCACCCGGGAGCGTGGGACAGGTCAGGGAGTCGTCGGGAAGACTGATCCTGCTGGCGAAGAAGCTGAACATTCCTTTTTTTCTGGTAGGGCATGTGACGAAGGATGGTTCCATTGCCGGTCCGAAGGTGCTGGAGCATATGGTGGACACGGTGCTGTATTTTGAGGCCGATTCCGGTCATGCCTACCGCATCATCCGGAGCATCAAAAATCGTTTCGGACCCGCCAATGAAATAGGGGTCTTCGAGATGCGGGACAATGGCCTGGCGGAGGTGGAAAATCCCTCGGCTTTTTTCCTGGCGGAACGACCGGCAGGCGCCGCGGGTTCGGTAGTAGTGCCCAGTATCGAGGGGTCCAGACCAATCATGATTGAAATCCAGTCCCTTGTGAGCCCCACCTATCTGGGGATGCCGCGCCGCACCGCCATGGGGGTTGACCATAACCGGGTATCGCTCTTGATTGCCGTGATGGATAAGATATGCGGTCTCAGCCTCGGCAATCATGATGTTTTTCTAAACATTGCCGGAGGTATCAAGACGGCTGAGCCGGCAATTGATATGGGCATCGTCGCATCTCTTGCTTCCAGCTTCCATAGCCGCCCGGTGGATGTCAATACGGCTGTCTTTGGTGAGGTAGGCTTGACGGGAGAGATCCGCGGCATTTCCCGCATGGGCGATAGAATCAAGGAAGCCGCCCGCATGGGCTTTACCCGTTGCATCATCCCCAGGACCACATCTGCCGACGATGCCCTGTTCCCCGGCATTCAACTCATTAAAGTCAACAATTTGCGAGAGCTGTTTGCCCACATGTTTTAG
- a CDS encoding phosphoserine transaminase — protein sequence MHNPNFSSGPCSKRPNWNLDALKDSAVGRSHRSALGKEKIVKTIVESKRILQVPADYLLGIFPGSDTGAFEAAMWTFLGPRPVTVLVWESFGEGWASDIVKQLKLNPTIQKADYGKLPDLKAVDWSSDVVFVANGTTSGVKIPDWDWIPADRQGLSICDATSAAFAMPIDWSKVDVLTFSWQKCLGGEAGQGMLVLSPRAVARIEAYDPPWPMPKVFRMKKGGTVDKSIFEGDTINTPSLLCVEDYLDALAWAGSIGLNGLMARSLANLQVVADWVAKTAWIEFLAQSPATRSSTSVCLSVVSEKVQAMAKEERAKFLKGIAGELSKKGLAHDVASYKDAPPGFRFWCGSTIEPGDVKAALAALEKVYNEKIQVV from the coding sequence ATGCATAATCCAAATTTCAGTTCCGGCCCCTGCAGCAAAAGACCAAATTGGAATCTCGATGCCTTAAAGGATTCCGCCGTTGGTCGTTCCCATCGTTCCGCGCTGGGAAAGGAAAAAATTGTCAAGACCATCGTCGAGAGCAAGCGGATTCTCCAAGTACCGGCCGATTACCTGCTCGGAATATTTCCCGGCTCCGATACGGGCGCCTTTGAGGCCGCCATGTGGACTTTCCTTGGTCCCAGGCCCGTTACGGTCCTGGTGTGGGAAAGTTTTGGCGAGGGATGGGCCAGCGATATCGTCAAACAGTTGAAGTTGAATCCCACCATTCAGAAAGCTGACTACGGCAAATTACCCGACTTGAAAGCGGTGGACTGGTCCTCAGATGTGGTTTTTGTGGCGAACGGAACCACCAGCGGCGTCAAAATCCCCGATTGGGACTGGATACCCGCTGACCGGCAGGGTTTGTCCATCTGCGACGCCACCAGCGCCGCCTTTGCCATGCCCATTGACTGGTCAAAGGTAGACGTTCTGACCTTCTCCTGGCAAAAATGTCTGGGCGGGGAAGCCGGCCAGGGCATGCTGGTCCTCAGCCCCCGGGCCGTGGCCCGCATTGAAGCTTATGACCCGCCCTGGCCAATGCCTAAGGTTTTCCGGATGAAAAAGGGGGGCACGGTAGATAAAAGCATCTTCGAAGGGGATACCATTAATACCCCTTCCCTGCTCTGCGTAGAGGATTATCTCGATGCCCTCGCCTGGGCAGGCTCAATAGGGCTGAACGGCCTCATGGCCAGGAGCCTTGCAAACCTGCAGGTGGTGGCCGATTGGGTGGCAAAAACCGCCTGGATTGAATTCCTCGCCCAGTCTCCTGCGACACGCTCCAGTACCTCCGTTTGCCTTTCCGTCGTCAGCGAAAAGGTTCAGGCCATGGCCAAGGAAGAGCGGGCAAAATTTCTCAAGGGCATCGCCGGTGAGTTGAGTAAAAAAGGCCTGGCACATGATGTCGCCTCTTATAAGGATGCCCCCCCGGGATTTCGCTTCTGGTGCGGTTCCACCATTGAACCCGGGGACGTCAAGGCGGCACTGGCGGCACTGGAAAAGGTATATAACGAAAAAATTCAAGTGGTTTGA
- a CDS encoding adenylosuccinate synthase gives MANVVVVGTQWGDEGKGKVVDLYAENADVIARYQGGNNAGHTIVVKGERTILHLIPSGILHDNKICIIGNGVVIDPQVIIQELDSLRARKLLPANTKLFISEKAHLIMPYHRRLDIARESHHLGKKIGTTGRGIGPAYEDKIGRVGIRVCDLLDDETLREKIKSNVEEKNFYLTKRFQEEPVDEKSIYAEYIAYAGRISAYIADTSIIIDREIRKGKKILFEGAQGCHLDIDHGTFPYVTSSNTVAGNACSGTGVGPAAIGAVVGICKAYTTRVGEGPFVTELNDAIGAHLQKTGQEFGATTGRKRRCGWLDMVLIRQSVRVSGITGLAITKLDVLTGIDKIHVCVGYKTPAGEFMESVPSNLKILSQAEPIYEVMEGWKEDISSARTVEDLPQNARRYVERIESLSGVKLFLISVGPGREETIILKNSFRD, from the coding sequence ATGGCGAACGTGGTGGTCGTCGGCACCCAGTGGGGTGACGAGGGCAAGGGTAAAGTTGTGGATTTGTATGCTGAAAATGCAGATGTTATAGCCCGTTATCAAGGGGGTAACAACGCCGGGCATACAATAGTTGTCAAGGGCGAACGGACTATTCTGCACCTTATCCCTTCCGGTATTCTGCATGACAACAAGATCTGCATCATCGGCAACGGCGTGGTGATTGATCCGCAGGTGATCATTCAGGAACTCGACAGTCTGCGCGCCCGCAAACTGCTGCCAGCCAATACGAAGCTGTTCATCAGTGAAAAGGCCCACTTGATCATGCCCTATCACCGCCGCCTCGATATTGCCCGCGAATCCCACCACCTGGGGAAGAAAATCGGCACCACCGGCCGGGGCATAGGCCCCGCTTATGAAGACAAGATAGGGCGCGTAGGGATCAGGGTTTGCGACCTCCTGGATGATGAAACTCTGCGTGAGAAAATCAAGAGCAATGTGGAGGAAAAAAACTTTTATCTGACGAAAAGATTTCAGGAAGAACCGGTTGATGAAAAATCAATCTACGCAGAATACATCGCCTATGCCGGCCGCATCAGCGCCTATATCGCCGACACCTCCATCATCATAGACCGGGAAATACGTAAGGGAAAGAAAATTCTTTTTGAGGGCGCTCAAGGTTGTCACCTGGATATTGATCACGGCACCTTCCCCTATGTTACTTCCTCCAATACTGTCGCCGGGAACGCCTGTTCGGGAACAGGCGTTGGTCCGGCGGCAATCGGCGCCGTGGTGGGGATATGCAAGGCTTATACTACCAGGGTAGGAGAAGGCCCCTTTGTTACCGAGCTAAATGATGCTATCGGCGCCCATCTGCAGAAGACCGGACAGGAATTTGGCGCCACTACAGGCAGAAAACGTCGGTGCGGCTGGCTGGACATGGTCCTGATAAGACAATCGGTGCGCGTTTCGGGTATCACCGGGCTCGCTATCACCAAGCTTGATGTCCTGACGGGTATTGATAAAATACATGTCTGTGTCGGCTACAAGACGCCGGCGGGTGAATTTATGGAATCCGTCCCCTCAAATCTGAAGATTTTGTCTCAGGCGGAACCGATCTATGAAGTAATGGAAGGTTGGAAGGAAGACATCAGCAGCGCTCGCACAGTGGAAGATCTCCCCCAGAACGCCAGGCGATATGTGGAACGGATAGAGTCCCTATCCGGGGTCAAATTGTTCCTGATCTCCGTTGGTCCGGGGAGAGAAGAAACCATCATCCTGAAAAACTCCTTTCGTGATTAG
- a CDS encoding integrase arm-type DNA-binding domain-containing protein — translation MPKRVMPLSEIKVRNAKKQQKDYKLFDGGGLFLLVTSSGGKLWQLKYRFDNKEKKLALGSYPEISLADARERKENARKQLANGIDPGAVRKAQKEASTAETETIEVIAREWHGKFSHKWTPDYGDKLLSSLQRDVFPWLGERPIKEVKAPELLAALRRIESRGTLETAHRVRGLLGQVFRYAVATGRAERDPMSDLRGALPQPNEKHRAAITDPKEVAPLLRAIEGYQGHLVTKCALRLAPMLFVRPGELRQAEWAEIDLDEASWNIPAEKIKMKQPHLVPLPNQAVEILKELQPLTCASRYVFPSARSFARPMSNNAILAALRRMGFEKDEMSGHGFRAMARTIINEVLLIRPDFIEHQLAHAVRDPNGRAYNRTAHLVDRRKMMQTWADYLDKLKAGAEVIPFKTAKG, via the coding sequence ATGCCAAAGAGAGTAATGCCGCTTTCAGAGATCAAGGTGCGCAATGCAAAGAAACAGCAAAAAGACTATAAACTTTTTGATGGCGGTGGTCTCTTTCTCCTGGTTACATCGTCGGGCGGGAAGCTTTGGCAATTAAAATATCGCTTCGACAATAAGGAAAAGAAACTTGCCCTGGGCTCATACCCCGAAATAAGCCTTGCCGACGCAAGAGAACGAAAGGAGAACGCAAGAAAGCAGCTTGCCAATGGCATTGATCCCGGTGCGGTCAGGAAGGCACAGAAGGAAGCGAGCACAGCGGAAACAGAAACCATCGAGGTCATTGCCCGTGAATGGCATGGGAAATTTTCCCATAAATGGACACCTGATTACGGCGATAAACTTTTAAGCTCTCTGCAGCGAGATGTTTTCCCCTGGCTTGGTGAACGTCCGATCAAAGAAGTAAAAGCCCCTGAATTACTGGCAGCCTTACGACGGATTGAAAGCCGGGGTACTTTGGAAACAGCGCACAGGGTCCGGGGCCTGCTTGGTCAAGTTTTCCGGTATGCCGTAGCCACTGGAAGGGCAGAACGAGACCCGATGTCAGATCTGCGCGGCGCCCTGCCACAGCCGAACGAAAAACATCGTGCAGCAATTACTGACCCGAAAGAGGTTGCCCCACTTCTGAGGGCCATTGAAGGATATCAAGGCCACCTTGTTACCAAGTGTGCCCTACGCCTTGCCCCAATGCTCTTTGTCCGACCTGGAGAGTTAAGGCAAGCAGAATGGGCGGAGATTGATCTTGATGAAGCTTCCTGGAATATCCCGGCAGAAAAAATTAAGATGAAACAACCACACCTTGTTCCCCTGCCAAATCAGGCCGTTGAAATATTGAAAGAATTGCAGCCCTTAACTTGTGCAAGCCGCTATGTCTTCCCTTCCGCTCGATCTTTTGCCCGACCAATGTCAAATAACGCCATCCTGGCAGCCCTGAGACGGATGGGTTTTGAAAAAGATGAAATGTCAGGACACGGCTTCCGGGCGATGGCTCGAACCATCATCAATGAAGTGCTGTTAATCCGGCCGGATTTCATCGAACACCAGCTTGCCCATGCCGTCAGAGACCCGAACGGAAGGGCTTATAACCGGACGGCGCACCTTGTCGATCGTCGGAAGATGATGCAGACATGGGCTGATTACCTGGATAAGCTGAAGGCGGGGGCGGAAGTGATACCATTCAAGACGGCCAAGGGATAG
- a CDS encoding Fic family protein yields the protein MTTTSLLKKIDALRATIDSHRPLDAHMLKQIKEYFRIGMAYSSNALEGNSLTETETKIVIEDGITIGGKPVRDHLEALGHSEAYDLLYQLAKKQDITEANIKELHWLFYYRIDAKQAGKYRKRRVIITGTDFIPPTPDRIPELMESFIAGLSEARAKSHPVEFAAILHKELVTIHPFIDGNGRTARLMMNLALLQVGYPVAIIPPVLRRDYLDTLNKIHKGDDKPFINFIMGVCYESAKEYLRLLEG from the coding sequence ATGACAACAACATCTCTATTGAAAAAGATCGACGCACTGCGGGCCACCATAGACAGCCACAGACCCCTTGACGCGCACATGCTCAAGCAGATCAAAGAATATTTCCGTATCGGCATGGCTTATTCAAGCAACGCCCTGGAAGGGAACTCCCTAACCGAGACGGAAACAAAGATCGTCATTGAGGACGGTATCACCATCGGCGGCAAGCCGGTACGGGATCACCTGGAAGCCTTAGGGCATTCAGAAGCCTATGACCTGCTTTACCAGTTGGCAAAGAAGCAGGACATAACAGAGGCAAACATCAAGGAGCTGCACTGGCTGTTCTACTATCGGATCGACGCGAAGCAGGCGGGGAAGTATCGAAAGCGCCGGGTCATCATCACCGGAACGGATTTCATCCCGCCGACGCCGGACCGGATCCCGGAGTTGATGGAGTCATTCATCGCCGGGTTATCGGAAGCCAGGGCGAAGAGTCACCCGGTAGAATTCGCCGCGATCCTCCACAAGGAGCTTGTGACCATTCACCCGTTCATCGACGGCAACGGACGGACGGCGCGGTTGATGATGAATCTTGCCTTGCTGCAGGTAGGCTACCCCGTGGCGATCATCCCCCCGGTATTGCGCCGGGACTACCTGGACACCCTGAACAAGATCCATAAGGGCGACGACAAGCCGTTCATCAACTTCATTATGGGGGTCTGCTATGAATCGGCAAAGGAATATCTGAGGCTTTTAGAAGGCTGA